Part of the Musa acuminata AAA Group cultivar baxijiao chromosome BXJ2-7, Cavendish_Baxijiao_AAA, whole genome shotgun sequence genome is shown below.
gaaagagaatgattcatcttgaacataattaatataatgtatctttggagaCTATATAAATCcggtcataaaaaaaaataaaatttctgaatttctaaaaaaatttcttgagagaaatatataaGAATGAAGCTCCATTATATCTCTATCTCCTCTTCCTTTCAACATCAACAAAGATAAGTTTCATGAATACAATGCAACCATAAACATTAATCATAAAAGATTTCTCACCTTTGCAGTGTTGAACACTGCAGTTTTGCAGTCTGGAAGAATGCTGACTGACCAAGCTGGAATGTAATATTTCATTCCATTGAAAGTAACAGGCGCATAAGAATGTGGGTTGAAATTAGAAAGGAATGCGGCACAAGCACCTGACTTCGATCTGAATACATGCGCCTGCAAGAAGTCGAACGTAGAAAAGTTCCAAAACGCAAATCATTGAAAAGATTCTTGCAAATTTTACAGCAAGATATGAGAATTGAACCTCCTGATAGTTTCCGAGTTTTGTCACTGTGGGATCCGCAGAGACAAGAGCTGGTTCACACCATTTGATTGCTTTATGCAGGTCTCTCAGATGTCCCCATTTCGGCTGCCTTAACAGACCTGAGAAAGATTACAACATGTTTAACACCAGATTGAGGGAATGGTAATACTTGATATCAAATAGATTTGTATTGCGTCATCAGATGCTTGACCAATGAGATTGCACAATGTCTTCCTTGTCGAAGAGGAACAAGATTTTGGCACCAAAAAGAAGACATAGGAAAAGGAGAAGCAACATGAGTCGGAATTGTATTACTACAAATCTTTTCTTAATCTTGAAAAGATCCCAAGTATTTGACCTAAGTAATTCTCTTGGTGGGCAATCACACCTCTGTCATCCTCCCACCCCCACGTACGAGAAACGCTGGACGAGACGATCAAAAATCACGTCTTTTTGGAATTATCACAAGCATGCTATGTGCGGTCGATGATCAAGTCAACCATTCAAGCTTTTTTTTCCCCCATCAAAAGCATGAGCTCCAACAGGGGAAGATCCATGAGAAGTCATAAGTTAGACTAAAACCATATCATTACAACATGAAAATTGTTACGTAAGGCACAATCATACCGTATTCATCAATTGGGGCATCGTAGTCATAGCTCGTCGAAATAAAAGGACCACCAGCCGTCCTACCGAAGTTTGTTCCTCCATGGTACTGCAGTTGACGTAAACAAGCAAATTGGTTTACTTCAACATGATGTACAGCAATCAGTAATTAATGAAACAACTGAGGTAGAACATACAATTTCTTACCATATAGTAGTTAACGAAGGATCCACCCTTCTGTATAAACCTTGCGACAGCAAAAGCCAAGTCCTGAACAGGCCTGTGAGGAACTGGACCCCCGAAACCAGTGAACCTATTAACATAGAATACATGGAATAAATTCACTAGATCGATTGATTTCTTGTGAAAATTTATATGAATTCAAATGTGAAGAAGTAGAGGTTACCAGCCAGTCCAAGCTTCAGTCCACATAGTCGGTTTATAAGGCTTGTTTGGTGAGAAGTAATCACAGTAGAACCCATTGCAGGCATTGATCTGTAAAGACAAAATCCAAAAATGAGGTCACAATAATCAACCTAGCTGGTGCAACATGCAATTACAAATCCTCTAATTAGTGCAGCTGTAATCTAAGTAGAAGAAAGTGATGTTGAACGGGACAAGGTGGAGAAGGAACATGAACTTGGGGTTCTTCCTGATGTTCCAGAAcaagaaaaccgaaagcttggacTTACCACTGGATCAGGTGCATCATCTTGCTTGCACATGACCCACGGCACACCGGTGTTGAGGCCCACTGCCATTTGAGCAGCCCAGGTTACGTAGTTCTTGGCTGCAGCTCCGCCAAATTTCTCCAATGGACCATATTCATTTTCAATCTGCTCAAGTTAGACAAAGAGCATGGAAGAGCAGAAAGCGAATTAGATGAGATCTTTGGGAGCTGATCAACTCGAGGACACATAAAAGCTAACGAATTGATGAAAGCAAAGAAGGAAAGGATTCGATGATACCTGAGAGAGGATAATGGGACCACCCTGTGATTCGAATAATCGTTCAGACTTCATCATGGCGACAATCTTCTCTGTGAACTTCGCCATGGCCGCCTTTTACATGAACAGACCAGTTAGCAATTGCTTGGATAGAGGAGTTCGAGTATACACATGTAAAGAGAATTTCTTGTGGATTCTTACCTTGAAAGGTTCATTGTCGGTCCTGAAATTGATGCCAGGAACATATTTTAGCCAGACAGGAAATCCCCTGTTTTACGAAGACAAGATGAACAACAGAACAACATCATCAGATTGCATGATTAGGCTTTTGATTCCACATAGAAGAATTAATCGAAGACCTCGTACCCAAAGTTCCATTCGGCACAAACATAAGGACCAATCCGGAGATGAACATAGAGGCCGGCATGCTTCACCAGCTTGATGAAGCGAACCAGGTCGTAATTACCACCAAAATAATACTGCCAAAGATCAAGAAAAGCAACAAATTGAGGCACACTGTGGGATGGAGCAGTAGCCTTAGACGAGAGGGCTGGGAATGTTTGGGTGATCTCCGAACCTGGCCAGGGGACGGCTCGTGGCCGTTCCAGAACACGTAGGTCTGGATAACATCCAAGCCGCCATCTTTAGCCTTCTGGATAAGATCCGGCCACATCTGAAGACGATCCAACTGACAAAGTTCAGATTTTGGCGCGGTAGAGTAACAGTGCACGAATAGCTCACCAGAAAGGCCACATTTTCCAGAGTTGGAAATCTTACCTCCGGGGTGCTCCTGGGATAGTGAATGGAACCGGAGATGAGAATCCTCCTCTGCCCATTGACGATGATAGCCTTGTGGTCGTAGGAAACGGTTGCATCGACCGGAGTGGAAAGCCACAGAGACGACACCACCACCAACGCCACCGCCAGTAGCAGCAGCGTCGacagtccgaggccgcacccaaGCGTCATAAGCTCGAGGCTCATGGTGGCCGGTCGGTCTTCGCTTCAGAGGAGTCTCCTTTAGTGTTCTGGCTGTATAATATGTGAATGATGGAGATTCGTGCGCGCTGTTCTTCCGTCTTTTCCTCCGCTAGAGAAGTTCTGATGGAACCATTGAGCAGTAGCGTTACCGTAACAAGCACACAccgaggaagagagagagggagatcaAAGAGGCGGGATGGAAGAGGACGGATGCGGGGCGGGAGCCGGGGGTGCCTCTGCGGTTTAAATACCGCAGGGGCGAAGACGAGCACAGGATCGGCGCCGGAGTACGCGGGTCCCACAGCGCCAGCCAGTCAACGTTTTCTTCCGTTCCCCGTGAACAGCAGCAgccaaaaaaatagaaaaagaaaacgtTGTTCGTTTGATCATTCCTTTGTGAGTGTTCTGTCATAATCTGATTATTAATGGCTCATACGATTTGTGCAATTGATAATTTTGGGAAATAGAATGATGATCAATTATGATTCCAATTCCTTTGGGCAGTTAAGAGAAACTTCGACGGTTGGCAATGGTTGGAAGAGTAAAATCTATTGTTAAAAATTACTATTTAAAGAAAATTAGGATAGGCAGGTTATGTTGAACATTATTAGAAACTAACATTGCTAATTTTGTAAGAAagcttattttaataattattttttttgttatctaGTATATCAATATACAGACTTAACTTAGCTCAGGATCAATTTCTTTTCCTGGTTGATATTAGGGTAGTAAGCgggtttattaatatatatataatatattttttttataaaattaagaatTACTCTGGATATAATCTTTTTATATGGGTTACGAGCTCGGTCTCAGTATCTTATTTTTAGTTTGAATAAAGATTTAAATCGAGAGTATTATATTCTGAATAATATTCTTTTCACCGTAGACATAGGAATTATATTCtgaataatattaaattatagaagttttgggcttaaattaattgATCCTGTGTAAAACAAAAGTCTCAATAGGTAAGATGACTCTTAAGCAGAGGTTGTATCTGTTACTGACGGAACTAGGATCATAATCATGGGTTCTTGTTTCTTGCACTGTTGCCAAAACTCTCAAGTGGTTGCCACATAGTTCAGAGCTCAAAAGCGCATGCACACAATTGCAACAAGAATCAAGTCCTCCATGCTTTGCATAAGCAATTCAAAAGGCAAAGGATGATAACTTAATTGACTTCAGTTCATTTTCTTTACTTGGTCTACAATCAATCGTTTGATAACAGTCATCTTTCGTGATAATAACCTCAACAACAAGATCTCCCCAACTACATAAAGAAATATCATAAATCTATCAaaaaaaattctcccttctaatatatatatatagggaataTTATGTATTGTTTCAATCTCGatacaatctttttttttattttatttccatAATGGTTATCATGGTTATCATCTGTAGATGGTTTTGACAGCAAGCTTCTTCATAGTGTTACTCTTTTCACCATAGAAATCCCAGTTGGATCACCACCCCATTCTTCAAACACAACCAACAAGTTTCCAGTTGGGTTCAGCCAAGCGCGAGGAACATGATACCTGAGATTTGTGGTCATTAATCAGTCATTTATTCGATTTTTTCGCAAGCATAATGGGGTGGACAAAAAGGCAGGTGTTTCATTACCATTTTTGAGAAGGTTCCCCACAATTAGTCCGGCATTTCTTCTCGTTGTATGTCCCTCTGTAATCACACCAATCACAAGAACCATATGCCTTATAGGCTGGCCAGTATCTGCCAATGCTTTGTCCATTGATCCATATCTGACCTTTGCCCATGCTACTCATGTCTAATGCCAATGGCTCGTTCCCAGCTGGAGCATTAAAGAAAGCCTGGAAGATGACAAAGATTGAGTGAGAAAATAGTCTCAAGCATGAGAGGAAAGAAGATGAACTTTAGGATAGCATGTTTCTGTGTTGCAAGCGGTTCTGACCTTGTACCAAGTCAAGGGCTGCCTTGTAGATGCACCCCCCGACTTAACTGAAGAACTGCCACTAAGTGTATAGATGCTCAGGGATTCACCACTCAGGCCGATCTACACACACAAACATGAAACTCAGTAACCAGTAAGCAAGTTTTAGTCAGAGAGTATGCAGGTACGAAGAGTTGATTGGAACCTGGTAAATCCATTTCTGTGATGAAAGGTCTCTCTTTCCTTCATTGAGACCGTCCAGGGTCACTGGACCAAGAACACCAGCATTCCATGTCTCGAAGTGGTTGCCAATATTCTGAAACAGATAAAGAACAGGAATACGGAGTCTAAACATCCATCTTGTGTGTGTATAATTGTATAGGGTTATTGGTATGATATTTCAACTTTTGGATCAATGGCCAGGAAATAATATTTCGCAACAAAGAATGTACTCACAGGAAGACCAACAGCGACACTTAGAATCGAGATTTTGTTGCTTCCTGCCCACAACTTCACATTTCCTGTGAAAGTCAGCGTTGGATTGTCCAAACTACCATAGACAGTCCCTGCCAGAAGAAAAGATAAGCAAAAAACAAATCGGAACCTCACCAAACGTTGAGCATATCATCAAGAAACAATACTTCACAAGGCAAAGCCACTCACCGGCCAGTTCTCCATTGATGAAAACATGCATAGAATGACCTGCCGACATCACAGTTAGGAAAGGGTATCGACCATTCTTCAAGAATTGCTCATTTGAGTCTATGTTAACACTGAAGAGTGGAGATTGTGAGTCAATGAGTGATAGAGGTCATTGATTCTGTCTCAAATAGAGAAGCTGCAAAGGAACGTCTACTCACTATGTAGTGTACCACAGGTAGTCTGTCCGATCCCATGTCATGCTTATCTGCTCCACCAATCCATCTTTTGAGAATGATTTATCCCTCAGTGAGTGGGTATCCTCACTGAAGGACTCCCAGGAAAATCCGCCAACCCAAGTCATATTAATCTGCGACGTCGGAGCTCCTACCTGTGTTTATCATTAGCATCTTTGTGTTTAAGACAGTCATGAAAATTCAACCATGGAAGTCCAATTCCATCCGAGAAAATTTGGAATACATAGCGAGAGATACATATTCCTGAGCCAAGAAACAAATAACTCAACGGAGAGGTGAGTTTTATGAGTATAGTAATAGAATGCAACCGTGACCATTAATCATAAAAGATTGCTCACCTTTGCAGTGTTGAACACTGCGGTTTTGCAGTCTGGAAGAATGCTGACGGACCAAGCTGGAATATGATACTTCATTCCGTTGAAAGTAACAGGTGCATAAGAACGGGGGTTGAAATTAGAAAGGAATGCAGCACAAGCGCCTGACTTCGATCTGTATACATGCGCCTGCAAGAAGTCGAACGTAGAAAAGTTCCAAAATGCCAAATCATCGAAAATATTCTTGCAAATTTTACAGCAAGATATAAGAATTGAACCTCCTGATACTTTCCGAGATTTGTCACTGTGGGATCCCCAGACACAAGAGCTGGTTCGCACAATTTGATTGCTTTATGCAGGTCTGTCAGATGTCCCCATTTCGGTTGCCTTAACAGACCTGAGAAAGATTACAATATGTTTATCACCAGATAGAGGGAATGGTAATAGTCGGCATCAAATAGATTTGTATTGCATCATCAGATGCTTGACCAATGAGACTGCACAGTGTCTTCTTCGTAGAAGAGGAACAAGATTTTAGCACCAAAAAGAAGACATAGGAAAAGCATAAGCAAACTGAGTGGGAACTGAATTACCACTAATCTTCTCTTAATCTTGAAAGAACCCAAGTATTTGACCTAAATAATTCTCTAGGTGGGCAATCACACCTTTGTCATCCAGACGATCCAAAATCACATCTTTTTGGAATTATCACAAGCATGCTGTGTGTGGTAGATGATCAAGCCAACCATTCATGCCCTTCCCCCcactcacggacaaacttcgatgtttgatataattttatatatgtttgtgtcCTTTGATATGTTCATACCTTGCATAACATATAGAGGGACGATCAAATGCTTAATAACCCCATTTTAATTAGGTTTGGTGGTCGCTTTTggcttataaataaaaattatattatgtggATACTtgcgagagatattcggtctgtattgGATCATTTTGatcatttgttgtgcaaccgttcaaaacttgtaaagtctgttgataatttgcattggctatgaggtGTTTTTTGGAATGTTTGCTTATAGATTCCAAgtgaggtattttctctaacccgttttatcttttgtaggtcctaagagacctTGAGAGGTTTTTGAGAGACTGACTTTTACGAACGGATATGCAAGAGTACCGCACGACTTAAACAAAATCAACTAAATCCGTAACTAAAATCCGTCGTCAAAAGCATGAGCTCCAATCGGGAGAATTCATGAAAAGTTACAAGTTAAACCAAAACCATATCATTACAACGTGAAAATTATTACAAATGTTAGAATCGTGAAAGAAAAATGGCATACCGTATTCATCGATTGGGGCATCATAGTCATAGCTCGTCGCAATAAAAGGACCACCAGCCGTCCTACCGAAGTTTGTTCCTCCATGGTACTGCAGTTGACGTAAACATGCAAATTCGTTTACTTCAACATGATGGACAGCAATCAGTAATTACTGAAACAACTGAGGTAGAACATACAATTTCTTACCATATAGTAGTTAACGAAGGAACCACCTTTCGCTATAAACCTTGCGACAGCAAAAGCCATGTCCTGAACAGGCCGGTGAGGAATTGGACCCCCGAAACCAGTGAACCTATTAACATAGAATACATGGAATAAATTCACTGGATAGATTAGTTTCTTGTGAAAATTTATATGAATTCAAATGTGAAGAAGTAGAGGTTACCAGCCAGTCCAAGCTTCAGTCCATATGGTCGGTTTATAAGGCTTGTTTGGTGAGAAGTAATCGCAGTAGAACCCATTGCAGGCATTGATCTTTAAAGACAAAAACCCAAAAAAAGAGATCACAATGAGTCAACCAAGCTGGTCTAACATGCAACTACAAACCCTCTAATTAGAGCAGCTGTAATTGAAGTAGATAAAAGTCATGTTGGCCTTGACAAGGTAGAGAAGGAACATGAACTTGGGGTTCTTCCTGATGTGATAGAAcaagaaaaccgaaagcttgaacCTACCACTGGATCAGGTGCATCATCTTGCTTGCACATGACCCACGGCACACCGGTGTTGAGACCCACTGCCATTTGAGCAGCCCAGCTTAGGTAGTTCTTGGCTGCAGCGCCGTCATAGTACTCCTGTATACTATATTCATTTTCAATCTGCTCAAGTTAGACAAAGAGCATGGAAGAACAGAAAGCGAATTAGATGAGATGTTTGGGAGCTGATCAACTCGATGACACATAAAAGCTAACGAATTGATGAAAGCAAAGAAGGAAAGGATTCGATGATACCTGAGAGAGGATAATGGGACCACCCTGTGATTCAAATAATCCTTCAGACTTCATCATGGCGACAATCTTCTCTGTGAACTTCGCCATGGCCGCCTTTTGCATGAATAGACCAATTAGCAATTGCTCGGTTAGAGGAGATCGAGTATAAACATGTAAAGAGAAGTTCCTGTGGATTCTTACCTTGAAAGGTCCATTGTCGCTCCTGAAAGTGATGCCAGGAACATATTTTAGCCAGACAGGAAATCCCCTGTTTTACAAAGACAAGATGAACAACAGAACAGCATCATCAGATTGCATGATTAGGCTTTTGATTCCACATAGAAGAATTAATTGAAGACCTCGACCTCGTACCCAAAGTTCCATTCGGCACAAACATAAGGACCAATCCGGAGATGAACATAGAGGCCGGCCTGCTTCACCAGCTTGATGAAGCGAACCAGGTCGTAATTACCACCAAAATAATACTGCCAAAGATCAAGAAAAGCAACAAAGTGAGGCACACTATGGAAAGGAGCAGTAGCCTTAGACGAGAGGGCTGGGAAAGGTTGGGTGATCTCCGAACCTGGCCAGGGGACGGCTCGTGGCCGTTCCAGAACACATAGGTCTGGATAACATCCAAGCCGCCATCTTTAGCCTTCCGGATGAGATCCGGCCACATCTGGAGACGATCCAATCGACAAAGTTCAGGTTTTGGCGCGGTAGAATAACAGTGCACGAACAGCTCACCAAAAAGGCCACATTTCCCACAGAGTT
Proteins encoded:
- the LOC135616090 gene encoding beta-galactosidase-like; this encodes MTLGCGLGLSTLLLLAVALVVVSSLWLSTPVDATVSYDHKAIIVNGQRRILISGSIHYPRSTPEMWPDLIQKAKDGGLDVIQTYVFWNGHEPSPGQYYFGGNYDLVRFIKLVKHAGLYVHLRIGPYVCAEWNFGGFPVWLKYVPGINFRTDNEPFKAAMAKFTEKIVAMMKSERLFESQGGPIILSQIENEYGPLEKFGGAAAKNYVTWAAQMAVGLNTGVPWVMCKQDDAPDPVINACNGFYCDYFSPNKPYKPTMWTEAWTGWFTGFGGPVPHRPVQDLAFAVARFIQKGGSFVNYYMYHGGTNFGRTAGGPFISTSYDYDAPIDEYGLLRQPKWGHLRDLHKAIKWCEPALVSADPTVTKLGNYQEAHVFRSKSGACAAFLSNFNPHSYAPVTFNGMKYYIPAWSVSILPDCKTAVFNTAKVGAPTSQIIMTWVGGFSWESFSEVTHSLRDKSFSKDGLVEQISMTRDRTDYLWYTTYVNIDSNEQFLKNGRDPLLTVMSAGHSMHVFVNGERAGTVYGSYGSPKVRFTGNVKLWAGSNKISILSVAVGLPNIGPHFDTRNAGVLGPVTLEGLNEGKRNLSSQKWIYQIGLRGESLSIYTLSGSSSVKWWGASTRQPLTWYKAFFNAPAGNEPLALDMSSMGKGQIWINGQSIGRYWPAYKAYGSCDWCDYRGTYNQKKCQTNCGEPSQKWYHVPRAWLNPTGNLLVAFEEWGGDPTGISMVKRVAL
- the LOC103991773 gene encoding beta-galactosidase-like; translated protein: MWPDLIRKAKDGGLDVIQTYVFWNGHEPSPGQYYFGGNYDLVRFIKLVKQAGLYVHLRIGPYVCAEWNFGGFPVWLKYVPGITFRSDNGPFKAAMAKFTEKIVAMMKSEGLFESQGGPIILSQIENEYSIQEYYDGAAAKNYLSWAAQMAVGLNTGVPWVMCKQDDAPDPVINACNGFYCDYFSPNKPYKPTIWTEAWTGWFTGFGGPIPHRPVQDMAFAVARFIAKGGSFVNYYMYHGGTNFGRTAGGPFIATSYDYDAPIDEYGLLRQPKWGHLTDLHKAIKLCEPALVSGDPTVTNLGKYQEV